The region CAAATACTGGAAGAATACAGGCACATGGGCATAGAGAACATACTTGCCCTTAGAGGGGATGTGCCTGCAAACATGCCCGACTTCAGGCCCCCCGAGGGTGCCTGCAGGCATTCTGATGAACTTGTGAGGCTGATAAGGGAAAGTTTTGGCGCATGGTTTTCCATAGGCGTGGCCTCTTACCCTGAGGGACACCCCGAGTCTCCCAACATGGAGTGGGAGATAAGATACTTCAGGAAGAAGGTGGAGGCGGGTGCAGACTTTTCCATAACACAGATGTTTTTTGATAATTCCTTCTTCTATGAGTTTGTGGAGTTGTGCAGTAAAGAGGGCATAGATATTCCCATCATACCCGGTATAATGCCCATCACCAATTTCAGGCAGATTCAGAGGTTTGCCAGCATGTGCGGTGCCACCATACCCCAGAGCCTGGTGGAGAAGCTTGAACCCTATGCGGACAACCCGGAGGAAACCTTCAAGATAGGCGTGGAGTTTGCCACAGAGCAGTGTCTTGACCTCTTAGAGAACGGCGTTCAGGGACTGCACTTTTATACTCTGAACAAGTCAAGGGCTACACTGCTTGTATACGAAGGCATCAAGGGTGCTCTGAGGGCATGAGGGTCAGGGTTAGCTACAGGGGGCAGAGCCTTGAACTGGAGTTTGAAGGGGATAGGGTAAGGGTAAAGGACCTGCTGAGGTCTCTTGGGCTTTCAAGGGAATACGCCTTTGTGGTGAAGGGGGATGAGATTCTGGACGAAAGGGACTTCATAAAAGACGGGGAGAGCCTCAGGGTAATAAACGCTATATCGGGTGGATATATTTAAGAGAATGCGTAAATGTCAGAAGTGCGGTCAGAAGGCTGTTGTGTCCCTGCCACAGCACAGGCTCTCTCTTTGCAAAGAGCACTACATAGAGTGGTATCTCAGGAGGGTAGAGTCCACCGTAAGAGAGTTCAGCATGTTCCAGAGGGAGGACAGAGTTCTTGTGGCGGTCTCTGGTGGAAAGGACAGCCTGTCTCTGTGGGATGCACTGCACAGGCTTGGCTACAGAGCGGACGGGCTTTACATAGACCTTGGCATAGGCGAGTATTCTCAAAGGTCAAGGCAGGCGTGTGAGAAGTTTGCCCTTGAAAGAGGGCTTGAGCTTTCTGTGGTGGAACTGCGTCAGGAAATTGCTACAATACCTCAGATAAGTGAGGTGGAGTCCCGCCCTGCCTGCTCCTTCTGCGGACAGCTCAAAAGATACTACATGAACCGCTTTGCCAGGGAAAGGGGCTACAGGGTCATAGCCACCGGACATAACCTTGATGATGAAAGTGCTACGCTCTTTTCCAATGTGCTCAGCTGGAACATGGACTATCTTTCAAGGCAGTTTCCAGTTCTTCCAGAGGGCGATGGCTTTGTGAGAAAAGTAAAACCACTCTTTAAGTTTACTGAGAAGGAAAACGCCCTTTATGCCTTCCTCTCAGGGATTGAGTATGTGGAGGAGGAATGTCCCTTTGCAGAGGGGGCGAGCTCCATAGAACACAAGAAGATACTCTCGCAAGTAGAGGAGAATAGCCCCGGCACAAAGCTGAGGTTTTACATGGACTTTATAAGAAGGCTCCATCCTTTGCTTGAGTCTAAGGAAGTGAAGCTAAGACCATGCACTGTCTGTGGCGAGCCTACCACCGCAGAGGTGTGTTCTGTATGCAAGCTAAAAGAAAGGCTCACTTCAGAGCTTTTGTCATCCTCACCCAGTAGTTAAACCTGTCTTTTTCCTCAAACCCAAGATTCCTGTAAAAGTCCATTGCCCCTGTGTTTTCATCACCCACCCAGAGCTCTGCAATCTCAAGTCCTCTACTTTTGAAGTATTCCAGGGCCCTCTCCACAAGAGCCTTCCCTATGCCCTTTTTTCTGTATTCTGGAAGAATCACAAGCTCATGAATAGCACCCACCACCTTTCCTTCCCTCTTACTGAACCAGTTTCCGTCGCTTGCAATAAAACCAACAATCTTTCCATTTTCTTCCGCAAGCCATATGCCTGCCACATCTCTTCTGAAAAGCCAGTGAAGATATGCCTGCACATCATCGGGATGAGTATAGGAATATTCCTCAAGACCTCTGTAGCCCTGCAGATAGACATCCACCAGCTCTTTTATGTCTCCCTCCTCTGCCCTGCGAATCTTCATGGTCTTATTACCCTTGCACCCTCTGGAACTCGGACCCTAAAAAGGTTCTCCGAGGGCGTAAAGTTGGAAGACATACTCAGGAACTCTATTGTGGTAGTGGTTCCCTCCTTTTCTTCAACCCTTATGCTCCTTATATCACCCCTTGAGGAAACCTCTACCAGAACCCTGGAAAAATATTCATCCCTGACCTTTGGCTTGAGTATGAAAACTCTGCCCCTTGAACTTTCCATCTCACCAACCAGCTCAAACACCTCAGAGAGAGGTCTTGACACCAGAAAAAGGGCCTCCACAACTGGTGAGCTGTTTCTCTCAAGACGGTCAAGGAAGGCTGTTCTATCCCTCGGTGAATAGACCATTACCTGAAATCCATCGGACACTATGAGCGTGTTCTCCGGCTGTTCGTATTCTATCCTGAACCTTCCACCCCTCTGGGCATAAAAGGTTCCCTTTGATACGTCAGGCTTTGACTGCCATGGATACTGAACTCGCTGGACAAATACAACCTTCAGGCTCCTTATGTCTTCAAGCCTTTTCTGAAAGTCCTCAAAGGACTGGGCAAGGGCAGAGTATGCAAGCAGAAGAGTAAAAAGAATTAAGAGCCTCATAGTTTGTGAAACCTCCTTAAAAAGGATAGTATAACTTCATACCACATTATTACATGGTCCCAGCTTATGGCGTCGTAGACATCATAATGGGTGTGCCTTATGGTAAAGGGATAAGAGCTGAGATAGA is a window of Aquificaceae bacterium DNA encoding:
- the metF gene encoding methylenetetrahydrofolate reductase [NAD(P)H], with translation MKIGEYLKQKGFSVSFEFFPPKTSEGEEELFQTIKSLQPLNPTFVSVTYGAGGSTRDRTRRVVERIHRETDLTVMAHLTCIAHTKEELLQILEEYRHMGIENILALRGDVPANMPDFRPPEGACRHSDELVRLIRESFGAWFSIGVASYPEGHPESPNMEWEIRYFRKKVEAGADFSITQMFFDNSFFYEFVELCSKEGIDIPIIPGIMPITNFRQIQRFASMCGATIPQSLVEKLEPYADNPEETFKIGVEFATEQCLDLLENGVQGLHFYTLNKSRATLLVYEGIKGALRA
- a CDS encoding MoaD/ThiS family protein; the encoded protein is MRVRVSYRGQSLELEFEGDRVRVKDLLRSLGLSREYAFVVKGDEILDERDFIKDGESLRVINAISGGYI
- a CDS encoding TIGR00269 family protein, giving the protein MRKCQKCGQKAVVSLPQHRLSLCKEHYIEWYLRRVESTVREFSMFQREDRVLVAVSGGKDSLSLWDALHRLGYRADGLYIDLGIGEYSQRSRQACEKFALERGLELSVVELRQEIATIPQISEVESRPACSFCGQLKRYYMNRFARERGYRVIATGHNLDDESATLFSNVLSWNMDYLSRQFPVLPEGDGFVRKVKPLFKFTEKENALYAFLSGIEYVEEECPFAEGASSIEHKKILSQVEENSPGTKLRFYMDFIRRLHPLLESKEVKLRPCTVCGEPTTAEVCSVCKLKERLTSELLSSSPSS
- a CDS encoding GNAT family N-acetyltransferase, with product MKIRRAEEGDIKELVDVYLQGYRGLEEYSYTHPDDVQAYLHWLFRRDVAGIWLAEENGKIVGFIASDGNWFSKREGKVVGAIHELVILPEYRKKGIGKALVERALEYFKSRGLEIAELWVGDENTGAMDFYRNLGFEEKDRFNYWVRMTKALK
- the lolA gene encoding outer membrane lipoprotein chaperone LolA translates to MRLLILFTLLLAYSALAQSFEDFQKRLEDIRSLKVVFVQRVQYPWQSKPDVSKGTFYAQRGGRFRIEYEQPENTLIVSDGFQVMVYSPRDRTAFLDRLERNSSPVVEALFLVSRPLSEVFELVGEMESSRGRVFILKPKVRDEYFSRVLVEVSSRGDIRSIRVEEKEGTTTTIEFLSMSSNFTPSENLFRVRVPEGARVIRP